In Zingiber officinale cultivar Zhangliang chromosome 11B, Zo_v1.1, whole genome shotgun sequence, a single window of DNA contains:
- the LOC122035302 gene encoding uncharacterized protein LOC122035302 isoform X2, which translates to MAGEAEGLLFLVCRQIEEIKTLTDRAAAYAALLQVLHRGASDHPPSLEALADSFPYLLPLLLSDIHHFDEETAAYSLKCLGFMLYHPSLVTRISEDGAILALESLVKLITITRMKHICNLGVWCFAVQQIGPSAVKFCLHLILEAIIHALDNPFGSLSITYEATQALMALSKFSVEMRNMSNIWVLPLCRRLISNNKRERDIAERCLLRTKSIICPSPIILSMAVMSDVKRKLLPTMMDMMEVTQDQRQNIAIIQAWGWYISLLGSDALKDRHLVNKMLKIPEQTFVDPDIQVQVATLVAWESLIDALLPSQFTEIWINIIQNEIKQTRQATVAAPDVKIDGLLRRIKVLMTPIHGILSSKCDLSVQLRCLLTWRDPMMRTGMFGTLALICLMNFFCQNLLLAKRS; encoded by the exons ATGGCGGGCGAGGCTGAAGGCCTGCTCTTCCTCGTCTGCCGGCAGATCGAAGAGATCAAGACGCTCACTGACCGTGCCGCTGCCTACGCCGCCCTCCTCCAGGTCCTCCACCGCGGCGCCTCCGACCATCCTCCTTCCCTCGAAGCCCTCGCCGATTCCTTCCCGTATCTCCTCCCCCTCCTGCTCTCCGACATCCACCACTTTGACGAAGAGAC CGCCGCGTATTCTCTGAAGTGCCTCGGCTTCATGCTGTACCACCCTTCTCTCGTAACGAGGATTTCAG AGGACGGCGCGATCCTGGCCCTGGAATCGCTTGTGAAGCTGATAACTATAACAAGGATGAAG CATATATGTAACTTGGGCGTGTGGTGCTTCGCCGTTCAGCAAATAGGACCTTCGGCTGTCAAGTTCTGCTTGCACTTGATATTGGAAGCCATTATTCACGCACTTGACAACCCTTTTGGTTCTCTGTCAATCACATATGAGGCCACTCAG GCTTTAATGGCACTATCTAAGTTTTCTGTGGAAATGAGAAACATGTCAAACATTTGGGTTCTGCCACTGTGCAGAAGACTTATTagcaacaacaagagagaaaggGATATAGCAGAGAGATGCCTCCTGAGGACAAAATCCATTATATGCCCTTCGCCAATTATTCTTTCCATG GCAGTGATGTCTGACGTTAAGCGAAAACTTCTTCCAACAATGATGGACATGATGGAAGTTACACAAGATCAAAGACAAAACATTGCCATTATCCAAGCTTGGGGATGGTATATCAGCCTTCTTGGTTCCGACGCACTTAAAGATAGACATTTAGTTAATAAAATGCTCAAAATTCCTGAGCAAACATTTGTTGATCCTGATATTCAAGTTCAAGTGGCTACGCTG GTTGCATGGGAATCTTTAATTGATGCACTTCTGCCATCTCAGTTTACTGAAATTTGGATAAATATAATTCAAAATGAGATTAAGCAAACTAGACAAGCAACAGTTGCTGCTCCTGATGTAAAAATTGATGGCCTGCTACGAAGAATAAAAGTTCTGATGACCCCAATACATGGAATCTTGTCAAGCAAATGTGATCTATCAGTTCAGTTGCGGTGTTTGCTTACATGGAG GGACCCAATGATGAGAACAGGCATGTTTGGAACACTTGCAttgatttgcttgatgaatttCTTTTGTCAAAACTTACTGTTGGCAAAACGATCCTGA
- the LOC122034651 gene encoding auxin-responsive protein IAA20-like, with the protein MELELGLSLPSSDMMMEKRIKTNFCKKRSFDEVLDEKTVTLPLFLQREEDGHGNSDSELNYGGGRVIVGWPPVKLPRRRTNCVKVNMEGIAIGRKVDLSLHDSYQALFRTLYMMFPKKHEDLTYAHVRRTEEEDGGCDYKVTYEDEDGDWMLVGDVPWEAFIMSAKRLRIIN; encoded by the exons ATGGAGTTGGAGCTCGGCCTTTCACTCCCCAGCTCAGATATGATGATGGAGAAGAGGATCAAGACTAACTTTTGCAAGAAAAGAAGCTTCGACGAGGTGCTCGACGAAAAGACTGTCACTTTACCCCTCTTCCTGCAGAGGGAGGAAGATGGCCACGGCAACAGCGACAGTGAGCTTAACTA TGGTGGAGGTAGAGTTATAGTTGGTTGGCCGCCGGTGAAATTGCCGAGGAGGAGGACGAACTGTGTGAAGGTAAACATGGAGGGGATTGCGATAGGCAGGAAGGTGGACCTCTCCCTCCATGACTCTTACCAGGCTCTCTTCCGCACGTTGTACATGATGTTTCCTAAGAAACATGAAGACTTAACATATGCACATGTACGTCGtacagaggaagaagatggagggtgtgactataaggtgacttatgaGGATGAGGATGGGGACTGGATGCTGGTCGGAGATGTGCCGTGGGA AGCTTTCATCATGTCAGCGAAGCGTCTCAGGATAATCAACTAG
- the LOC122033619 gene encoding CCR4-NOT transcription complex subunit 10-like isoform X2 has protein sequence MVPGSKSNSASIHQSSAINSSRVVYAQDFDTSVTLLNIAIILYHIHEYSQSLSVLEKLYQNIEPIEEQIALRVCLLLLDVALVCEDVSKAAGVIQYLEKSFGITHAVGQVDSGCSTQQQSNQGMKIAITSSVTAPDVSTTDSSGNGNSSDNALGRTLTDETLEYETLYSTLDTVSEKLERPISNDNLKLSPDQEASSIDLKLNLHLYKVRLMLLARNLKAAKREIKLAMNIARFGDSSTALLLKSQLEYARGNHRKAIKLLMTTSNNRSDQGILCMFNNNMGCIYQQLGKHHISTLFFSKALKCSTSLRSEKPLKLSSLSQEKSLFILYNCGLQYLHCGKPVVAAQCFDKSKPIFYSRPIIWLRFAECCLSALEKGLLGKSDFSSSEGDVVKVHVVGSGKWRHLVIDDLSLTNRYHKCLGEDAVVIPDGKLRLSVPFARRCLLNALYLLDYAENLQSSASLSSKEETNQSASASAKSLSQKNTVTSDSKAFNATSASMPSTNGELKETKGGTLSSMTLQSSISLHEEMRRKENNMIRQAVLANLAYLELSLGNPVRALSAAKEILQLPDCSKMYTFLGHVYAAEALCYLDRVGEALEHLSIYVSETNDVQLPYSDEDMEKWRIDKSGDAYEFAGTQNAKSSEVQGIIFQKPEVARGALYVNLAALSAIQGNAEQADMFVNKALSVLPDNPRAVLGGIYVDLLLRRTQNAVVKLRQCRHVRFFPAHLTSSS, from the exons ATGGTTCCAGGGTCTAAATCAAATAGTGCTTCAATTCATCAAAGTTCTGCTATAAATAGCAGCAGAGTTGTCTATGCCCAAGATTTTGACACTTCAGTAACGTTGCTAAACATT GCAATCATCCTCTACCATATCCATGAGTATTCACAGTCATTATCTGTTCTCGAAAAGCTGTACCAGAATATTGAGCCAATTGAAGAG CAAATAGCTCTTCGTGTGTGTCTTCTTTTACTGGACGTGGCATTAGTTTGTGAAGATGTTTCAAAAGCTGCA GGTGTCATTCAGTATCTGGAAAAATCTTTTGGTATTACTCATGCGGTAGGACAAGTAGATAGTGGTTGCAGCACCCAACAACAGTCTAACCAAGGGATGAAAATTGCAATTACAAGCAGTGTCACTGCTCCAGATGTCTCTACTACAGATTCAAGTGGCAATGGGAATTCTTCTGATAATGCTTTGGGAAGAACTTTAACTGACGAGACACTAGAATATGAGACCTTATATTCAACATTGGATACTGTTAGTGAGAAATTGGAGAGAcccatttcaaatgataatttgAAGTTATCGCCTGATCAAGAAGCTTCTTCTATTGACCTTAAGCTAAATTTGCATCTTTACAAGGTCCGACTAATGCTACTTGCAAGGAACCTGAAGGCTGCAAAGCGTGAAATCAAGCTTGCCATGAACATAGCACGTTTTGGAGATTCATCAACAGCACTTCTTTTGAAGTCTCAGTTGGAGTATGCTCGTGGCAACCATCGGAAAGCCATAAAACTTTTGATGACAACATCCAATAACAGGTCTGATCAAGGAATACTTTGTATGTTCAACAACAATATGGGATGCATATACCAACAGCTTGGCAAACATCACATTTCAACTTTGTTTTTCTCCAAGGCTTTGAAATGTAGCACCTCTCTTCGATCAGAGAAACCTCTGAAACTTTCCTCCTTGTCTCAAGAAAAGTCACTATTTATACTATATAATTGTGGTTTGCAATACCTACATTGTGGAAAACCGGTGGTTGCAGCTCAATGTTTTGATAAATCCAAGCCCATATTTTATTCAAGACCCATTATATGGCTTCGGTTTGCTGAATGCTGCTTGTCAGCACTGGAGAAAGGTCTTCTAGGAAAAAGTGATTTTTCATCATCAGAGGGTGACGTGGTTAAGGTTCATGTAGTTGGATCAGGCAAGTGGAGACACTTGGTGATTGATGATTTGAGTTTGACAAACAGATATCACAAGTGCTTGGGAGAGGATGCTGTAGTTATTCCTGATGGAAAACTTAGACTTTCAGTCCCTTTTGCTCGCCGATGTTTACTCAATGCTCTGTATTTGTTGGATTATGCTGAAAATTTACAGTCAAGTGCATCTCTATCGAGTAAAGAAGAGACCAACCAATCAGCCTCTGCAAGTGCCAAGAGCTTGAGCCAGAAGAACACAGTGACAAGTGATTCTAAGGCTTTTAATGCAACATCTGCTTCCATGCCTTCTACTAATGGTGAACTTAAAGAAACCAAGGGAGGTACGCTCTCAAGTATGACATTACAAAGTTCTATTTCTTTGCATGAGGAAATGCGTAGAAAGGAAAACAACATGATAAGACAGGCTGTCCTGGCCAATCTAGCATATCTAGAGTTGAGTTTAGGAAATCCAGTGAGAGCACTATCTGCAGCAAAAGAAATTCTGCAATTGCCAGACTGTTCCAAAATGTACACATTTCTGGGTCATGTATATGCTGCAGAAGCACTTTGTTATCTGGACCGAGTTGGAGAAGCACTTGAGCATTTGTCCATTTATGTTTCAGAGACGAACGATGTCCAATTACCTTACAGTGATGAAGACATGGAGAAGTGGCGAATAGATAAGAGTGGGGATGCATATGAGTTTGCTGGTACACAAAATGCGAAAAGTAGTGAAGTCCAAGGCATAATCTTTCAGAAGCCTGAAGTGGCTCGCGGAGCACTGTATGTAAATCTTGCAGCATTGTCTGCGATACAGGGAAATGCAGAACAAGCTGATATGTTTGTGAACAAAGCCCTGAGTGTGCTACCTGACAATCCTAGAGCTGTGCTTGGTGGCATCTATGTCGACCTCCTACTGAGGAGAACACAAAATGCTGTAGTTAAGTTGAGACAGTGTAGACATGTCAGATTCTTTCCTGCTCATCTAACGAGCAGCTCGTGA
- the LOC122034150 gene encoding uncharacterized protein LOC122034150 translates to MDWYWWLSKSTLDPLLVYDYSLLFTANELEEDDIKHFNHEFLQSMGVSIAKHRLEILKVANKSDSKTKYSLFAAITRTKIYITEHVQSLLKRDDSRIPVVPRNPSMLKRNKKVQGSAPVVSLSPTPIRVPRSPSPMVCRHKKSEKCDEDIRWGFMPQDLKPN, encoded by the coding sequence ATGGATTGGTACTGGTGGTTATCCAAATCCACCCTCGACCCACTCCTCGTCTATGACTACTCTCTTCTCTTCACCGCCAACGAGCTCGAGGAAGACGATATCAAACACTTCAACCATGAGTTCCTGCAAAGCATGGGCGTCTCCATAGCTAAGCACAGGCTCGAGATACTTAAGGTGGCTAACAAGTCGGATTCCAAAACTAAATATAGCCTCTTCGCCGCCATCACCAGGACCAAGATTTATATAACAGAGCACGTTCAGAGTCTTCTCAAAAGAGATGACTCGAGGATCCCCGTCGTCCCGAGGAACCCCTCCATGTTGAAGAGGAACAAGAAGGTTCAGGGCAGTGCTCCGGTGGTATCACTATCTCCCACTCCGATCCGGGTACCCCGCAGCCCGAGCCCCATGGTCTGCAGGCATAAGAAGAGTGAAAAGTGTGACGAGGATATCAGATGGGGTTTCATGCCTCAGGACCTGAAACCCAACTGA
- the LOC122034650 gene encoding isoaspartyl peptidase/L-asparaginase 1-like, producing MGWAIALHGGAGDIPFSLPEERRAPREATLRHCLDLGVAALRANRPPLDVVELVVRELENSPCYNAGKGSVLTTAGTVEMEACIMDGNTNNCGAVSGLSTVVNAISLARLVMEKTPHIYLAFDGAEAFAREQGVEIMDPSHFITPENIERLKNAKEANRVQIDYTQPIKANSTNDQGDSQIGTVGCVAVDNHGNLASATSTGGLVNKMVGRIGDTPIIGSGTYANPFCAVSATGKGESIIRATVARDVAALMEYKGLSLKEAAAYVVEKVPKGNVGLVAVSANGEVTMPFNTTGMFRACATEEGYSEIAIWPVDSNGISEDSQK from the exons ATGGGTTGGGCAATCGCTCTCCATGGCGGAGCCGGCGACATCCCGTTCTCACTCCCTGAGGAGCGTCGGGCTCCGCGCGAGGCCACCCTCCGTCACTGCCTCGACCTCGGCGTCGCCGCCCTCAGAGCCAACCGACCACCCCTGGACGTCGTTGAGCTTGTG GTTCGCGAGCTAGAAAATAGCCCATGCTACAATGCTGGAAAAGGTTCTGTATTGACTACTGCTGGGACAGTAGAAATGGAAGCGTGCATTATGGATGGTAACACAAACAATTGTGGGGCTGTGTCAGGTCTTTCGACTGTTGTTAATGCTATATCTCTGGCACGACTTGTCATGGAGAAAACCCCACATATTTATTTGGCATTTGATGGTGCTGAGGCATTTGCAAGAGAACAG GGTGTAGAAATTATGGATCCAAGCCACTTCATAACTCCAGAAAACATTGAGAGACTGAAGAATGCAAAAGAAGCTAACAGAGTCCAG ATTGATTATACCCAGCCCATCAAGGCAAATTCAACAAATGACCAAGGTGACAGCCAAATTGGGACTGTAGGATGTGTCGCAGTCGACAACCATGGAAACTTAGCTTCAGCAACATCAACTGGGGGGTTAGTCAACAAGATGGTTGGCAGAATAGGTGATACACCCATCATTGGCTCAGGAACTTACGCCAATCCATTCTGCGCCGTCTCTGCTACTGGCAAAGGTGAATCCATAATCCGTGCCACGGTCGCTCGTGATGTTGCTGCGTTGATGGAGTACAAGGGGCTTTCTCTGAAAGAAGCAGCAGCTTACGTTGTCGAAAAAGTTCCTAAAGGCAATGTCGGCCTTGTTGCAGTATCTGCCAATGGAGAGGTGACTATGCCTTTTAACACAACAGGAATGTTCAGAGCCTGTGCTACAGAAGAGGGTTACTCAGAAATTGCGATATGGCCTGTGGATAGCAATGGCATCTCGGAAGATTCTCAGAAATAA
- the LOC122035302 gene encoding uncharacterized protein LOC122035302 isoform X1, which translates to MAGEAEGLLFLVCRQIEEIKTLTDRAAAYAALLQVLHRGASDHPPSLEALADSFPYLLPLLLSDIHHFDEETAAYSLKCLGFMLYHPSLVTRISEDGAILALESLVKLITITRMKHICNLGVWCFAVQQIGPSAVKFCLHLILEAIIHALDNPFGSLSITYEATQALMALSKFSVEMRNMSNIWVLPLCRRLISNNKRERDIAERCLLRTKSIICPSPIILSMAVMSDVKRKLLPTMMDMMEVTQDQRQNIAIIQAWGWYISLLGSDALKDRHLVNKMLKIPEQTFVDPDIQVQVATLVAWESLIDALLPSQFTEIWINIIQNEIKQTRQATVAAPDVKIDGLLRRIKVLMTPIHGILSSKCDLSVQLRCLLTWRYLLRKLDLSVNYPSVISTTFWQTLKVVFLKGPNDENRHVWNTCIDLLDEFLLSKLTVGKTILNGEKHSLFPAEQTDQSGAVDRPIKWLPWDIKDLSEQLNVVFSIILPEKFEIMTSECRSLTLDTGLKIYRSVLKGVQAEIKRIPQCHEKVNIYITTISMFIKEVRETMASNHSAHQYRDFSLVHVQFTEATRDELEHSLLSPFNIKQIGSEVLC; encoded by the exons ATGGCGGGCGAGGCTGAAGGCCTGCTCTTCCTCGTCTGCCGGCAGATCGAAGAGATCAAGACGCTCACTGACCGTGCCGCTGCCTACGCCGCCCTCCTCCAGGTCCTCCACCGCGGCGCCTCCGACCATCCTCCTTCCCTCGAAGCCCTCGCCGATTCCTTCCCGTATCTCCTCCCCCTCCTGCTCTCCGACATCCACCACTTTGACGAAGAGAC CGCCGCGTATTCTCTGAAGTGCCTCGGCTTCATGCTGTACCACCCTTCTCTCGTAACGAGGATTTCAG AGGACGGCGCGATCCTGGCCCTGGAATCGCTTGTGAAGCTGATAACTATAACAAGGATGAAG CATATATGTAACTTGGGCGTGTGGTGCTTCGCCGTTCAGCAAATAGGACCTTCGGCTGTCAAGTTCTGCTTGCACTTGATATTGGAAGCCATTATTCACGCACTTGACAACCCTTTTGGTTCTCTGTCAATCACATATGAGGCCACTCAG GCTTTAATGGCACTATCTAAGTTTTCTGTGGAAATGAGAAACATGTCAAACATTTGGGTTCTGCCACTGTGCAGAAGACTTATTagcaacaacaagagagaaaggGATATAGCAGAGAGATGCCTCCTGAGGACAAAATCCATTATATGCCCTTCGCCAATTATTCTTTCCATG GCAGTGATGTCTGACGTTAAGCGAAAACTTCTTCCAACAATGATGGACATGATGGAAGTTACACAAGATCAAAGACAAAACATTGCCATTATCCAAGCTTGGGGATGGTATATCAGCCTTCTTGGTTCCGACGCACTTAAAGATAGACATTTAGTTAATAAAATGCTCAAAATTCCTGAGCAAACATTTGTTGATCCTGATATTCAAGTTCAAGTGGCTACGCTG GTTGCATGGGAATCTTTAATTGATGCACTTCTGCCATCTCAGTTTACTGAAATTTGGATAAATATAATTCAAAATGAGATTAAGCAAACTAGACAAGCAACAGTTGCTGCTCCTGATGTAAAAATTGATGGCCTGCTACGAAGAATAAAAGTTCTGATGACCCCAATACATGGAATCTTGTCAAGCAAATGTGATCTATCAGTTCAGTTGCGGTGTTTGCTTACATGGAGGTATCTTCTACGTAAATTGGATCTTTCGGTAAACTATCCTTCAGTTATTTCCACAACCTTTTGGCAAACTCTTAAAGTGGTATTTTTGAAGGGACCCAATGATGAGAACAGGCATGTTTGGAACACTTGCAttgatttgcttgatgaatttCTTTTGTCAAAACTTACTGTTGGCAAAACGATCCTGAATGGTGAGAAGCACTCACTCTTTCCAGCTGAACAAACTGACCAATCTGGAGCAGTGGATCGTCCTATCAAGTGGTTGCCGTGGGATATCAAGGACCTGAGCGAGCAGTTAAATGTGGTTTTCTCAATCATCCTTCCTGAAAAATTTGAGATTATGACAAGTGAATGCAGAAGTCTGACACTAGATACTGGCTTAAAGATTTACAGATCAGTTTTGAAGGGTGTTCAAGCTGAGATAAAAAGAATTCCTCAATGCCACGAGAAGGTCAACATTTACATTACTACCATATCTATGTTTATAAAAGAGGTTCGTGAAACTATGGCATCAAACCATAGTGCCCATCAATACAGGGACTTTTCATTGGTGCATGTTCAGTTTACAGAGGCAACAAGAGATGAGCTAGAACATTCACTTCTATCGCCCTTCAACATAAAACAGATTGGTTCTGAAGTACTTTGCTAA
- the LOC122033619 gene encoding CCR4-NOT transcription complex subunit 10-like isoform X1 gives MEVKDSSDSSSATTALAGSKDGLANDEGNLSDAEGLAKEAAFLFQNRRFEECVDVLNHLLEKKKGDAKVLHNIAVAEYLREGFTDPRNLLDALNKLKEQSEKLAHSCGEQIESENSSGSDMVPGSKSNSASIHQSSAINSSRVVYAQDFDTSVTLLNIAIILYHIHEYSQSLSVLEKLYQNIEPIEEQIALRVCLLLLDVALVCEDVSKAAGVIQYLEKSFGITHAVGQVDSGCSTQQQSNQGMKIAITSSVTAPDVSTTDSSGNGNSSDNALGRTLTDETLEYETLYSTLDTVSEKLERPISNDNLKLSPDQEASSIDLKLNLHLYKVRLMLLARNLKAAKREIKLAMNIARFGDSSTALLLKSQLEYARGNHRKAIKLLMTTSNNRSDQGILCMFNNNMGCIYQQLGKHHISTLFFSKALKCSTSLRSEKPLKLSSLSQEKSLFILYNCGLQYLHCGKPVVAAQCFDKSKPIFYSRPIIWLRFAECCLSALEKGLLGKSDFSSSEGDVVKVHVVGSGKWRHLVIDDLSLTNRYHKCLGEDAVVIPDGKLRLSVPFARRCLLNALYLLDYAENLQSSASLSSKEETNQSASASAKSLSQKNTVTSDSKAFNATSASMPSTNGELKETKGGTLSSMTLQSSISLHEEMRRKENNMIRQAVLANLAYLELSLGNPVRALSAAKEILQLPDCSKMYTFLGHVYAAEALCYLDRVGEALEHLSIYVSETNDVQLPYSDEDMEKWRIDKSGDAYEFAGTQNAKSSEVQGIIFQKPEVARGALYVNLAALSAIQGNAEQADMFVNKALSVLPDNPRAVLGGIYVDLLLRRTQNAVVKLRQCRHVRFFPAHLTSSS, from the exons ATGGAAGTCAAGGATTCGTCGGATTCTTCATCAGCCACAACGGCCTTGGCCGGGAGCAAGGATGGGCTTGCGAACGACGAAGGGAATCTCTCCGATGCCGAAGGGCTGGCCAAGGAAGCTGCTTTCCTATTCCAGAACCGGCGGTTCGAGGAGTGCGTCGATGTATTGAACCATCTCCTTGAAAAAAAGAAGGGTGATGCAAAG gtTCTTCATAATATTGCTGTTGCAGAATACTTGCGAGAAGGTTTCACTGATCCTAGGAATCTTCTTGATGCATTAAACAAGCTTAAA GAGCAAAGTGAAAAGCTTGCTCATTCTTGTGGGGAACAGATTGAGTCTGAGAATAGCAGTGGAAGTGATATGGTTCCAGGGTCTAAATCAAATAGTGCTTCAATTCATCAAAGTTCTGCTATAAATAGCAGCAGAGTTGTCTATGCCCAAGATTTTGACACTTCAGTAACGTTGCTAAACATT GCAATCATCCTCTACCATATCCATGAGTATTCACAGTCATTATCTGTTCTCGAAAAGCTGTACCAGAATATTGAGCCAATTGAAGAG CAAATAGCTCTTCGTGTGTGTCTTCTTTTACTGGACGTGGCATTAGTTTGTGAAGATGTTTCAAAAGCTGCA GGTGTCATTCAGTATCTGGAAAAATCTTTTGGTATTACTCATGCGGTAGGACAAGTAGATAGTGGTTGCAGCACCCAACAACAGTCTAACCAAGGGATGAAAATTGCAATTACAAGCAGTGTCACTGCTCCAGATGTCTCTACTACAGATTCAAGTGGCAATGGGAATTCTTCTGATAATGCTTTGGGAAGAACTTTAACTGACGAGACACTAGAATATGAGACCTTATATTCAACATTGGATACTGTTAGTGAGAAATTGGAGAGAcccatttcaaatgataatttgAAGTTATCGCCTGATCAAGAAGCTTCTTCTATTGACCTTAAGCTAAATTTGCATCTTTACAAGGTCCGACTAATGCTACTTGCAAGGAACCTGAAGGCTGCAAAGCGTGAAATCAAGCTTGCCATGAACATAGCACGTTTTGGAGATTCATCAACAGCACTTCTTTTGAAGTCTCAGTTGGAGTATGCTCGTGGCAACCATCGGAAAGCCATAAAACTTTTGATGACAACATCCAATAACAGGTCTGATCAAGGAATACTTTGTATGTTCAACAACAATATGGGATGCATATACCAACAGCTTGGCAAACATCACATTTCAACTTTGTTTTTCTCCAAGGCTTTGAAATGTAGCACCTCTCTTCGATCAGAGAAACCTCTGAAACTTTCCTCCTTGTCTCAAGAAAAGTCACTATTTATACTATATAATTGTGGTTTGCAATACCTACATTGTGGAAAACCGGTGGTTGCAGCTCAATGTTTTGATAAATCCAAGCCCATATTTTATTCAAGACCCATTATATGGCTTCGGTTTGCTGAATGCTGCTTGTCAGCACTGGAGAAAGGTCTTCTAGGAAAAAGTGATTTTTCATCATCAGAGGGTGACGTGGTTAAGGTTCATGTAGTTGGATCAGGCAAGTGGAGACACTTGGTGATTGATGATTTGAGTTTGACAAACAGATATCACAAGTGCTTGGGAGAGGATGCTGTAGTTATTCCTGATGGAAAACTTAGACTTTCAGTCCCTTTTGCTCGCCGATGTTTACTCAATGCTCTGTATTTGTTGGATTATGCTGAAAATTTACAGTCAAGTGCATCTCTATCGAGTAAAGAAGAGACCAACCAATCAGCCTCTGCAAGTGCCAAGAGCTTGAGCCAGAAGAACACAGTGACAAGTGATTCTAAGGCTTTTAATGCAACATCTGCTTCCATGCCTTCTACTAATGGTGAACTTAAAGAAACCAAGGGAGGTACGCTCTCAAGTATGACATTACAAAGTTCTATTTCTTTGCATGAGGAAATGCGTAGAAAGGAAAACAACATGATAAGACAGGCTGTCCTGGCCAATCTAGCATATCTAGAGTTGAGTTTAGGAAATCCAGTGAGAGCACTATCTGCAGCAAAAGAAATTCTGCAATTGCCAGACTGTTCCAAAATGTACACATTTCTGGGTCATGTATATGCTGCAGAAGCACTTTGTTATCTGGACCGAGTTGGAGAAGCACTTGAGCATTTGTCCATTTATGTTTCAGAGACGAACGATGTCCAATTACCTTACAGTGATGAAGACATGGAGAAGTGGCGAATAGATAAGAGTGGGGATGCATATGAGTTTGCTGGTACACAAAATGCGAAAAGTAGTGAAGTCCAAGGCATAATCTTTCAGAAGCCTGAAGTGGCTCGCGGAGCACTGTATGTAAATCTTGCAGCATTGTCTGCGATACAGGGAAATGCAGAACAAGCTGATATGTTTGTGAACAAAGCCCTGAGTGTGCTACCTGACAATCCTAGAGCTGTGCTTGGTGGCATCTATGTCGACCTCCTACTGAGGAGAACACAAAATGCTGTAGTTAAGTTGAGACAGTGTAGACATGTCAGATTCTTTCCTGCTCATCTAACGAGCAGCTCGTGA